From the genome of Solanum pennellii chromosome 6, SPENNV200:
ACCAACCTTTAATCCTGATTTCTTTTGATATGAATTTAATCCTATCGAAATCTGCAATAACAAACCTTCAACTTATAATATAAGATAAACGtttcttaataaaatacttacAGAGTTTTATATTCTCTAGTAATATTGATATGCCTTCATTGATTTGGAACTGAGTATATTTCTCAGCAAAGATTCGAGGCATAACTTGTTTATTTCAACCAAACCAGCTCTACCATTCGTAGAACCACCTAGGGATAGTAGAAGCTGCAACTTCTGGACAATATTTAACAAACCATGTATGGGTTGTTCGTCTAACATACAAGAAGTTCACCCAGGCTTCTTTGTAGTCACACCAATTATAGGTTTGAGGATTAAATCTATTAGAAAGATTAATAGGGGTTTGTAAATGGTCATCAGACCAATTAAAAGGTGATAAAATCTTTCTTAGTAAACTTAGAGTAAGCTATACTATCTGTGTCAGACTTATCACCTAACTCATTTTCAATATCTACTGATCCTGTGTCAACCAGgataaattcataatattttctagtttttaaGGAATTACCTGTTTCAACATAATTCCTGTTGGTATAGACAGGTTTTAAAAGATGTTTAATCTCATAACCTTCCTATTCTTTATCTAAAGCAAGTATTGGGAAAACCTGCAAAGAaatcatttcaaatttttccttctctttggAAGGAGACTTTGTTCCTGCTGGAGAAACTGCTTCAGCAAAAATGGCTGGCTGTTTCATGGTGTAACATTCACTTGTCTGTTTTTGGGAAAATCTAAGTTCTCCGCTCGGGGATGAGGATGAACTGGGTTCTTGCTCCTTTTGGAAGGGATTTTTCAAGACTAACATCTTTGATGAACTATTCTGTGGCAGCTCAGGATGAACAATTGGCGGCAATTGGGCCAATACTGAATACCTGTTTATATCAGGCCTAATATGGTTTATTTCAGGCCTTATAGCAAATGGCCCTGACTCTCTTGTTTGTCCACTTGGATTGGACCTGGCTGGTTGTCTACCCGCTATGGGCCTAACTTGCGGTCTGCTCATATTTTCCCTACAAAAATTCACGAGTTAGGAAATCTGGCAACGAATTGTTTTCGCctttaataaattcaatttgGAAATGGAAACTAGATAATAAGGCTTGACACCTAGCAAAAATTTGTTTATAAACAATATTCTTAACATCGTTTTGGAGGATTTCTTTAGCAGATGTACAATCTACTCTAAGCAAGAATTCTTTATTGATCAAGTCATCTTGAAACTTAGTTATACAAAGAACAATAGCAAGGATTTCCTTTTTAATCGTGCTATATTTTCTGTGAGCAGAATTCCATATTCTAGAAGTATAACGAATTAATTGTTCTGAAGAATTGgggtctttttttttgtttaagaaTACCACCATATCCAATGTCAGATGCATCAGTCTCAACAATCATAAAATAGTCAGGGTTAGAAATACCAAGGCATGGATGATTTTTAACCATATTCTTTAAAAGAATAACTGCATTGGTTTGTTCAACACTCCAGGGTGATGGATTCTTCTTTAACCTATCAAAGAGAGGTTTGCAAATATGCCTAACTTTGGGAATAAAATCAGCTACATAGTTGAGACTCAATTGATCTGCAAATTGGTTTATAGGTACCTTGATAAAGACTATAtcctaaaaatctgatttttgtttgaaataatttaaactttttagcACTAATAACTAATCCATTGTgcttaacaattttaaagaaaacatttaatgtttgaaaatgaGAATCAATGTCCTCGGAAAAGATTAGTACATCATCAAtttaaacaattgaaatatgactaatatgattgaatatagaattcataatattttaaaattctgATGGGGCATTTTTAAGCCCAAAAGGCATGACATTCCATTCATATTGTCCAAACGGGACATTGAAAGCTGTTTCATATTTATCCTGTTCAGCAATTTGAATTTGCCAAAATCCtgattttgaatcaaatttaCTATAAACATTTGCTTTAAAAGTGCGTTTTAAAAGATCCCTTTTGTTAGGAATCGGATAACGAATCCATTTTAAAACTGAGTTTAAACGTTTGTAATTTATAACAAGTCTTTGGGAACCTCGTTCTTGTTCAGCTGCATTGTTAACATAAAATGTTGAACAACTCCAAGGTGATTTTGAAGGACGAATAATTTTATTACTCAAAAGAGTATGAATTTCTTTCTTACAGATTTCCATTAATTCATGGTTCATCCGAATAGGACTAGATTTCGTAGAGATGACCTTTTCATCAAATCCATCAATATATGCTACATCTATAATATGGGATTTTCGATCCCAAAAAGTTTTTGGAAATTCTGAGCAAATTTCACtttcaaaaattcttttgaagattGGCAATTTTAGCAACCATTCTCGGGGTTTTAAAATATgctcaattttcttaattttaatatattattttaaaaaacaaatctgATTGATCTTAAATGCAGTTTGTTTATGCAAATATTTACTTTCTTCAAGAGAAAGTGTCTTgataaaaggaaacaaaattttgtttccgaaaatttttgttttgattaattcaaaatctgaaatataaggTTTGATATGGGTAATAAAAGGTATACCCAAAATAATCTCCTCATTAATGTTTTTAGTTATGACAAAATCATTAGCAAGGCGAATACCGTCATTGCAGATATGAGCATTTgaaagtttataatttatacaGATACACTCACCAGTCGCTGTATAACTTGGTAGTTCCCTTCTGGAGGTACTTGGTTGGAATTAAACCTTCAACAATGCAATTACGATCTGCACCACTGTCTATCAAAGGAATTTtgttaagtacaaaattagaattaacTACTAACTTAATCATAATGTGAGAACTCTGAGGTCTCACCTTAGTGATCATACTAATACCTGCATCTTCAATACCTTTAGGTGATGAAGGGGCTGATTGATTGGAAGAGTTGTTATCTTCATCTTCGTTATCTGAAGTAGCAATCTCTTTTCCTTTAAGAGATACTTCAGCATCCTTAAGAAATTGTTTTGCTAAAGTATCAATATCAATTTTGTTAAGTCTTGACTTAACTTCTCGAACTTCTTGTTGGAGGGAGTTAACTTCTGCTCGAAGTTCATTGATAGAAGGTTCTTCCCTCTTATCTGTATATCTTTGCATGATTTGCTTCATGCTGAAAGGAGTTACATTCCGTGGAACTTCTTTCTCCTTCTGTTTAGTGACAAGCTTTTGAAGCTCCATAAGATAGCTTCTTCGAGCATCATTATCTTTGATATGCTCAATAGTTGCAAATAAGATTTCTGCAGAATCATCTGAGAGTACTCTAACAGATTGTCTATCACAATGACAAAATGCTCCTTGGCAATTGCATTGTTGTCCACTATCTTGAGCAACATTGAGGAACTCTTCGTCCTCAGTTTCTTCTTCTGAAGAGAAAGATGAATCTGATTCTTCTTCGTTTAATATAGACAGAAACTTTTCCTTAGTTTCATCATCTACTTCAAGAAGATTgatattcttcctttttcttttgtttttcggACAATCAGGAGATTTGTGTCCAGATTTTTCACAAGTCCAACACTTGTCTTCGTTAGATGTGTTGCGAGAAGTTTTCTTACTTCTCTTTCATTTGGAATATCCTTTACCTTTTGAGGATCTTCCTTTAGGTGACGATTTTCCATGTTGTTCTTTCTTTGAAACCTTTCTTGCTGAAGGGGGTTTTAGACTTGGGAAACAAAAGTCTTGACAAAAACTTCCAAGTTCATtacttgaaaattatttatctttctTAAGTTGTTCTTTCAGCTTCAAATTATTACATAGCTCCATTGCTACGAAATGAATCAAACTTGTAAGATCTCCATAAGTCATTTCTGAATATGGAATTTTACCTTCACATCGATCTAAACCCTTAGGTTGTCTAGGCTGTTAGAAATCATGTGAttattaagataataaaataatcttaacatAGTAATTATCCAGCTTATGTTTTATTATCTTTGATTCTAGTAATCATAAGAGTTTATAGCTCTGTTATTATCCTgtataatattttagttaacTTCGATTAAAGCAAGTTAAAGGCCATGGTTTCCTTTATCATGTTGAGGTTTTGTCTCTGCATAAGTCTGAGTGTGCCGATTAATCTCCAGCTTAAGGACTTGGTTAGCCTGAAACTACATCATTGTAAGTCCAGTAAGACCCATGGGGCAGGCGGCTGATCTTTTGGTGATCCGTCCTAAATATGACTTGCCAAAGACTTGTAATATCCAACATGCGTGATATAAGTTGAGTAACGTCCAAGGCCAATTTAATTGTTAAATCATTGTTAACCTTTATATTATCTGGATAATCACTgctttaatttctttcaatttacaAGAATCATAGTTAGATTTTCATAAGTTTGATAATCtttgttaaaattattcttATCTCTTAATTTATTCTTGACGTTCTTTCATGCCTAAAGACAACTGTTTGTTCTCATGAATTGCAACAATATTGTTAACTCTATTAATTGTTCTATATCTAAAGAAGATATGCGTTTACAAAATTGGTCAATTCCTAAAGAACCGATTAATAAGATTTACCAAATAGgtaattttagtttgtttaaaagttttaatataaaaacttgTGAATCAACCTCTGCAATTAATAACTCTTTAGAGACTATTAATTTGTTGATTGTTGCTGACATAGACAGATATAGgaaagaatttaaatttcttcatattGGTCTTGTACAGGTAGCTGTTAAACCTCTTTTCCGTAAAGGCTTAAATATTCCTATTTGTTTAATGCTTAGAGATGCTAGACTTCTCAATGTTGATGATTTCTTCTTAGGAATCTTAGAAAGTAATCTAGCTCAGGGGCCAGTTTACTTCAATTGTTATCCTAATTTCTCTGTAGAGATAGAAGACCCTAATATTCTTGATACCTTGACACTTAATGTCAAAACCAAGAATATGAATAGCAAATTAGGAACCAGAGGTTTAGCTGTAATATATCGGGTATATTACAAGCTAATGAAAACCACTATTGCCCCAAAGGCAATCAACTCTAGTCCCAAAGGTGTTACTATGCTTATGGAATCTAACCAAGAGCATAGGACTACTTTTGTGCCCAGAATGTTAAAGTGGAATGAGATTCTTTCCAATGAAAGTTGGAAGTTTGAATCTATCACCGAACCCCTTCCGGTTCAGCCTTGTAGGTCTTCCCTAAAAAGTATTCTTGAATTTGCAGATGGATCTGTTAACCTTAAGTTTCTTAGATCCAAACTTTCGGCCAAGAGTCTTCCAGTAGAAGAATGTCTATGGCTAGACCTTCTACTTCAAAGGCCcgggaggaagaagaagatttGTATGAAACCACTGAGGTTTCAGAACTACAGGGTAAATTCCGCGGGGTAGATTTCACTCAAACCATCCCCAAGGTTTATTATGATTCTTGTTTTGCAGGAAGTCCTACTCCTAGCGAAATGAAAGATCCTCCTCATAAGAAAAAGGATTCTATAGTAGTTATTAAGTCAGTCGACAAATTTACTCCTGACATAAAAAAGATTAATAAGTGGTGGATGAGCCCTAAGCATGCTTTAAATAAATCTTGGTATGTCGATACATATACAAGAGATCAGAGAGTCTTGTTCAAAGACAAATAGTTTAAGGATATGAAGAGATTCAAAATAgaaattgaattcttcaaatggtTTGAATCTACTGTCCAAATCGGTGAATCCAATTCATCGCTTCAGGTTTTGGTAAACAGATGGCATACCAAACACAAGGTTGTCGAAAGTGTTACTCCCCCCCTTGAAGGTATAAACATCCCTTAtagaaaagattttttaaaagtagCGACTTTCAAAAAACCTTCAGAACATAAGGAAAACAGCTTTGTGACTACTGAAGAAATAAACAAAGtttttgaacaaaataattatactaaccAGGTTCTTCATGTTGTTTCCAAACAAATGAGGATTCAAAGTATTATTATAGTGGTACCAGCCATATTGGTAACAAACCCAGTTCTTCCAAATCAGGTTTCAACTTAGAGACTAATCCTATCTTCAAAATCCATATATTTTCCCTAGAGGATTTTCCTGAGACAGCAAATGATTTCAACAACTCTCCAGAAATCCTAGAAAGGATTAATGAGCAACTTAAGAGGATTAAGATTTCTTAGGGTGAAAAGGTTGGAGCTATTAAGGATAGACTTCCTCACTCCAAAATTTTTTATCCCAGACCTTCTTTTTCTGATATCCAGTTCAAAGAAAACAATATGCATCCCCAGAGTGTTGCAGATGGTACAGGTATAACATAATGGAATATAGATGGCATGGCTGATATTCAAATCTATAATGAACTCCAATAGATGGGCATGAACATCACAACCTATAAATGGAAGAGTTCCACCGATAAGCAGGCAGCGGACAGGATAGTTGCAGGTTTTACGGGTACTCTAAGAAACCGGTGGGACAATTATTTCacagaacaaaataaaaataagattctTGATGCTGTTTCAAGCAAGAATATTGTTAAGAATGAAGGAGGTCAAACTACTACATCTTTAGAGGTAGTTGAGGATGCAACTGCAACTCTACTTTACAGCATTGCTAAAAATTTCATGGAAGAACCACGATTATTTTAAGACAGAAGTTTGGAATTATTAAACAATCTTAACTGCAAGAAATTGACAGATTTCAGGTGATATAAAGATATGTTTTTTACAAAGGTCATGCTAAGAGATGACTGCAACAATGATTTTTGGAAAGAGAGATTCCTCAGTGGATTACCTCCCCATTTTGCGGAAAAGGTTTGATCCAAAATAAGAGATTGATGTGAAGGTAAAATTCCATATTCAGAAATGACTTATAGAGATTTTACCAGTTTGATTCATTTCGTAGCAATAGAGATATGTACTGATTTGAAGCTAAAAGAATAGCttaagaaagataaaaaatttcCAAGTAATGAACTTGGAAGTTTTTGTCAAGACTTTGGTTTCCCAAGTCAAAAACACCCTTCAGCAAGAAAGGTTTCAAAGAAAGACCAATATGGAAAATCATCACCTAAAGGAAGATCCTCAAAAGTTAAAGGATATTccaaaagaaagagaagtaaGAAAACTTCTCGCAACACATCTAACGAAGACAAGTGTTGGACTTGTGGAAAATCTGGACAAAAGTCTCCTGATTGTccgaaaaacaaaagaaaaaggaagaagatcAATCTTCTTGAAGTAGATAATGAAACTAAGGAAAAGTTTCTGTCTATATTAAACAAAGAATAATCAGATTTATCTTCCTCTTCAGAAGAAGAAACTGAGGACGAAGAGTTCCTCAATGTTGCTCAAGATAGTGGACAAGAATGCAATTGCCAAGGAGCATTTTGTCATTGTGATAGCCAATCTGTCAGAGTACTCTCAGATGGTTCTGCAGAAATCTTATTTGCAACTATTGAGCATATCAAAGATAATGATGCTCGAAGAAGCTATCTTTTGGAGATTCAAAAGCTTGTCACTAAACAGAAGGAGAAAGAAGTTGCAAGGAATGTAACTCCTTTCAGCATGAAGCAAATCATgcaaatatatacaaataagagGGAAGAACCTTGTATCAATGAACTTCGAGCAGAAGTGAACTCCCTCAAACAAGAAGTTCGAGAAGTTAAGTCAAGACTTAACAAAATTGATATTGATGCTCTAGCAAAACAATTTCTTAAGAATGCTGAAGTATATCTTAAAGGAAAAGAGATTGCTACTTCAGATAACGAAAATAAAGATAACAACTCTTCCAATCAATGAGCCCCTTCATCACCTAAAGGTATTGAAGATGCAGGTATTAGTATGATCACTAAGGTGAGACCTCAGAGTTCTCACATTATGATTAAGTTAGTAgttaattctaattttgtacttaacaAAATTGCTTTATTAGACAGTGGTGCAGATCGTAATTGCATTATTGAAGGTTTAATTCCAACCAAGTACCTCCAAGAGGGAACTAACAAGTTATACACCGCGACTGGTGAGCGTATCtgtataaattataaactttcAAATGCTCATATCTGCAATGACGGTATTTTCCTTGCTAATGA
Proteins encoded in this window:
- the LOC107022152 gene encoding uncharacterized protein LOC107022152, whose product is MTYGDLTSLIHFVAMELYKCWTCEKSGHKSPDCPKNKRKRKNINLLEVDDETKEKFLSILNEEESDSSFSSEEETEDEEFLNVAQDSGQQCNCQGAFCHCDRQSVRVLSDDSAEILFATIEHIKDNDARRSYLMELQKLVTKQKEKEVPRNVTPFSMKQIMQRYTDKREEPSINELRAEVNSLQQEVREVKSRLNKIDIDTLAKQFLKDAEVSLKGKEIATSDNEDEDNNSSNQSAPSSPKGIEDADSGADRNCIVEGLIPTKYLQKGTTKLYSDWENMSRPQVRPIAGRQPARSNPSGQTRESGPFAIRPEINHIRPDINRYSVLAQLPPIVHPELPQNSSSKMLVLKNPFQKEQEPSSSSSPSGELRFSQKQTSECYTMKQPAIFAEAVSPAGTKSPSKEKEKFEMISLQVFPILALDKE